A single Bremerella cremea DNA region contains:
- a CDS encoding DUF3987 domain-containing protein: MRLSEPVIANLELAKPAACGPGDSLSPDMPATARQGRFPVEALPARLRTYVEAAAVATQTLVDLAAVTCLGVCSAAIAGRFRVAARPGTEQPATLFVASITQGLSREADVFAQAKQPLQSLEAEQIDQARVPRIEAQSILRQAKIRLRQREKQAAGDIQKYREAAIEFSKQVDENRVPALPRLLFDDTTTEKLSTMLAAQNGRLARFSTDSAARDLLSGSTSRRSLAEQALYRKGYRGEELTLDLRGGERCFVRRSAITCSAMLAETEVAGLRHGRGRRTRGVLDAFLFAWPARDPTQLPAPPQPIPGEVLQQYDTLIRSLAARQFDITFTLTSAARQRWEAWQAEVETMMQIDGPLEMLAAWADHLPGNTLRIAAILHSINDANELEISEQTMEAAIAIARYFIPHALATHQLLSQQPGAAPPRYVQTLPAERPLSLIHI, encoded by the coding sequence ATGCGTTTGTCAGAACCGGTTATTGCCAACCTCGAACTGGCCAAGCCTGCCGCATGTGGGCCAGGCGATTCCCTTTCACCAGACATGCCCGCGACGGCGCGGCAAGGTCGCTTTCCGGTCGAGGCGTTGCCTGCGAGGTTGCGGACCTATGTCGAAGCGGCGGCGGTTGCCACGCAGACGTTGGTCGATCTGGCTGCGGTGACTTGCCTGGGGGTTTGCAGTGCGGCGATCGCAGGCCGGTTTCGGGTGGCGGCGCGGCCAGGGACCGAACAGCCGGCCACCTTGTTCGTCGCTTCGATCACGCAAGGACTCAGCCGCGAGGCTGACGTCTTCGCCCAGGCCAAGCAGCCGCTGCAGTCGCTTGAAGCAGAGCAAATCGATCAGGCCCGCGTCCCTCGCATCGAGGCCCAATCGATTTTACGGCAAGCGAAAATTCGCCTCCGACAACGCGAAAAGCAGGCCGCCGGTGACATCCAAAAGTATCGTGAAGCAGCAATCGAATTCTCGAAACAAGTCGATGAAAACCGTGTGCCAGCGCTTCCTCGGCTGCTATTCGACGACACCACCACCGAGAAACTAAGCACCATGCTGGCCGCACAAAACGGGCGGCTCGCGCGGTTCTCGACCGACTCGGCCGCCCGCGATTTGCTTTCTGGTAGCACCTCGCGCCGCAGCCTGGCCGAGCAAGCGTTGTACCGGAAAGGTTATCGCGGGGAAGAACTAACGCTCGATCTGCGCGGCGGCGAACGCTGCTTTGTGCGGCGCTCGGCGATCACCTGCTCCGCCATGTTGGCCGAAACGGAGGTAGCTGGCCTGCGGCATGGCCGGGGGCGCCGAACCCGTGGCGTGCTCGATGCGTTTTTGTTCGCCTGGCCTGCCAGAGATCCCACGCAACTCCCTGCCCCACCGCAGCCGATTCCAGGCGAAGTTCTGCAGCAATACGATACGCTCATCCGCTCGCTTGCCGCCCGCCAGTTTGATATCACGTTCACCTTAACCAGCGCCGCACGGCAGCGGTGGGAAGCTTGGCAGGCGGAAGTCGAAACGATGATGCAAATCGACGGTCCGCTCGAAATGTTGGCGGCCTGGGCCGATCACTTGCCTGGCAACACGCTGCGCATCGCCGCGATTCTGCACAGCATCAACGATGCCAATGAACTCGAAATCAGCGAGCAAACCATGGAAGCCGCCATCGCGATTGCCCGCTATTTCATCCCGCACGCCCTCGCCACGCATCAGCTTCTCTCTCAACAACCGGGTGCCGCCCCGCCCCGTTACGTTCAAACGCTTCCAGCAGAACGCCCCCTGTCTCTTATACACATCT
- a CDS encoding Imm39 family immunity protein, with amino-acid sequence MRPDICVVLGGVGLIKGSIRHAGPVMVEISQELNPYLVKDKFLADAPFDLLSGIIRYGTMFDPHAEVGPIDKRNNELPFAMEIELAPLKRASREEVKAEFLKALIPALFAISLEYELPVSGLTAFAESKGFAISKD; translated from the coding sequence ATGAGACCTGACATCTGTGTGGTTCTAGGTGGTGTTGGCTTGATTAAAGGCAGCATTCGCCATGCCGGTCCAGTAATGGTAGAGATTTCTCAAGAACTGAATCCTTATTTGGTAAAGGATAAGTTCTTGGCAGATGCACCGTTTGATCTACTCAGCGGTATCATTCGTTATGGAACAATGTTCGACCCCCATGCTGAAGTGGGCCCAATCGACAAACGCAATAACGAACTGCCGTTTGCAATGGAAATCGAATTGGCACCCCTAAAACGTGCATCGAGGGAAGAGGTAAAAGCTGAATTCCTGAAAGCTTTGATTCCAGCCTTGTTCGCAATCTCATTAGAGTACGAGTTGCCGGTTAGCGGTCTGACAGCATTCGCCGAGTCAAAGGGCTTTGCAATTTCAAAGGATTAA
- a CDS encoding HNH endonuclease — translation MPRTQGQWVDGTPGNGVWRSDIPEVNAITGGKPVQFVNGRPVFTPWSKGQVKFKPGQLDGSQADFNAVYDYIAKQKGLSSRNAAKNYLREAGLTPHHLDNTAIQLIPSDLHGNIPHIGSASDLRGGF, via the coding sequence TTGCCTCGTACTCAAGGTCAGTGGGTGGATGGCACACCGGGCAATGGGGTATGGCGGTCTGATATTCCAGAGGTTAATGCCATCACTGGTGGCAAGCCTGTTCAGTTTGTGAATGGTCGCCCGGTCTTCACGCCTTGGTCGAAGGGACAGGTCAAATTCAAGCCTGGACAGCTTGATGGCTCACAAGCTGATTTCAATGCAGTGTATGACTACATTGCCAAGCAAAAGGGCTTGTCGAGTCGAAATGCCGCTAAGAACTATCTGCGAGAGGCTGGCCTCACTCCTCATCACTTGGACAACACAGCAATCCAGTTAATCCCGTCCGATCTTCATGGAAACATTCCACACATCGGTTCGGCGTCGGACCTTAGAGGGGGATTCTAA
- a CDS encoding SMI1/KNR4 family protein, with the protein MAFDKLSQLGPRLLGEKSSDSEGAIKSAVQVLPISDSYREMLLTFGGAVVFDNGAKFASDEKSPLNDKDGYQSLEVLYGLGNGKNCIEQKAAQYAGELPTSFVPIGESSGGNLICVDGDGAVHLWNHESQRGEGTWRIAASIDEFVNRLEPDDSEIGSTEGIIESESFLDF; encoded by the coding sequence ATGGCTTTCGACAAGCTTTCACAACTTGGGCCACGATTGCTTGGTGAGAAGTCCAGCGACTCAGAAGGTGCAATCAAATCAGCGGTGCAAGTTCTACCGATTTCGGACAGCTATCGAGAGATGCTGCTGACATTTGGAGGTGCAGTTGTCTTCGACAATGGGGCGAAGTTTGCATCAGATGAGAAGTCGCCTCTGAATGACAAAGATGGCTACCAGAGCCTTGAAGTTCTTTATGGCTTGGGCAATGGAAAGAACTGTATTGAGCAGAAAGCTGCACAATATGCTGGTGAACTGCCAACCTCATTTGTGCCCATTGGTGAATCGTCGGGTGGGAACTTGATCTGCGTTGATGGTGATGGAGCCGTTCATCTGTGGAACCATGAAAGCCAACGAGGTGAAGGGACGTGGCGAATTGCAGCTTCCATTGACGAATTCGTGAATCGGCTTGAACCGGATGATTCGGAAATCGGCAGCACCGAAGGAATCATCGAATCGGAATCATTCCTCGACTTCTAG